GTGCTCTGCGATGGCGTACTCTGCGGGATGGCCACCGGAACCGGGACGGGCCCACCGGGCGGTACTACTACCCCgcccgcaccaccaccaccctcgCTCGGGCTGATCTTGCACCACTGCTCGAGCGAGGTCGGGGCGGGTGTGTAGCGCAGATTGGCCGGGCTGCGCGTGATGTCCCCGAGCTTGGTGGGTACGCGGTCCTTTGGCACGTCCGGCAGCGCGTACCGCAGCTTGTCCCAGAACTTGCGCTCACCCCAGCACGCGACGGTACAGGTGCGGATCAGCAGATGCATGATGGGATCCATCGCCACTATCTCGACCGGTGCCGTAAGCACGAGCACGATCTTGTGCCGCCGGTGTGCCGGCCGGATGCTCTCGATGACCGACTGGAGCGCCACGCGGAACTGCGGCTGGGACCATTCGGTCTGCAGGAAGTTCATGGAGACGACCAGCAGGAGCTTGCGGGCAGCATCAGCCGCACCCTGTAAGGAGTCGGCCAGGAACGCACCGGGGTGTACGTCCCGATGGTGAAGACACACGGAGTATCCGTGCAGTTGCAGCTCAGCACCGAGGAGTCGCCCGACGAAGTCACTGTCGTGCACACTGTGCACCAGATAGCAGTCGTATAGGCGGTCCGAATCCGCCTCCTTGCGTCCAGCACCCACAATAATCGGATCCTTCACCAACCGCACACCGTACCGTGCGTGGGCCCAGAGCCTCACATCCTGTCGGAAGACACACGCCAACGCCACGATGAGCGCCGTACCGATGATGGCAACAAGAATGGCAGCCAGCAGTGGAACGTAACCGCCCCCGATCAGTCCATGGCCGAGCAGAACCGTCCGATGGACGGCTGGAGGACCTTCACCGTCCACCTCGCCCGCTCCAGCATCCGCCCCGAACGACCCACCCGGCTGCCGACTATCGCAGGACGCAACAGCGTCCGCCACCACTCGACCATCCGCACAGATCATCCGCTGTAGATCGAAGTTCCCGGTGATACCGCGCACCCAACGCTGCAGCCGGCGCAAAGACTCACAGTCACAGCGCCACCGGTTCCCATCCAACGACACCCGGGCAAGTGAACCGGTCTCACTGGCCGCCGCAAACGCCTGCCACGGTCGGAACTCACTGATGCGGTTGTCGCTCAGGTTGATCACCTCCAGGAACCGCAAACTTTCGAACGTTCGCTCACCGACAAAGGCGATCGTGTTGTGGTCGAGGTACAGCTCGTTCAGGTTCGTCAGCTGATCGAACTCGAACCCGCGCAGCTCGTTGATGTAGTTGTTCTCGAGATGCAGCACCCGCAGGCTCGGAATGCCGTTGAAGGTGCGATTGTGTACGTCGCGGATGTTGCTCCCGTTCAGATACAGCACCTCCAGCTTTTTCTTCCCAATAAACTGATGGCTGGCCAGCTGGCGCAACTCATTCCCATCCAGATAGATCGTAGACGCATCCATCGGGATGTGCTCCGGCACCTCCGTGTAGTCCGCACTGCCACAGTCCACAATGTTTGCCTTCCACGCGTGGTCGTGGTAGCAGCTGCAGCGATCCGGACACGTCATCTTGCAGTCGCACGCATCGAACTCGCAACAGTGGCAAGTGGCGAAACAGTGCGTCTCGTACCGGCACAGGAAATCGTGCGGCCGGAGATCCATCAGCGGCCGGATGCTGGCCCCCCGTTCGTGCTCCATCGTGCAGAGCACCGTGTCCAGATCCATAACGCGCGGATGTTGCCGCAGATGGGCCAGCTTGTTGATGCCCTGCAGCCACTCCATCGTGCAGTCGCAGTGGATTGGGTTGTCGCCCAGGTAGAAGGCGGGCACCTCACGGTCATCGGTGACGCGTGTCAGCGCTAGCGCACCAATCTCCAACTTCCGCAGATAGTTGCCGTACAGCACCACCTTCTCCAGGGAGCGCTTGGAGAGAAAGGTGCCGACCGCCACCTCCTCCAGTGCGTTGTTGTTGAGAAACAGCGTTTCGATGCTGTCGGGAATGCATTTGGCGTCGACGGAGGTCAACCGGTTGAAGGACACATCCAGCATCTTAATCTGCAGGTTGTTCAGATCGTAATAGTTGCCCAGCTCCGTGATGTTGTTCTGGTGCATATCGAGCCACTCGAGCGAAACCGGGAAATGGGAATAATCGAACAGACGGATCTGGTTGTCGGAAACGTTCAGGAAGACGAGCGCCGGCAGGGACGTGAACACGCCGCTAATGTCCTCCAGATCGTTGTTGTCCAACCGGATCGCTCTTATCGTCGGATTCGAGCTGAACGCCGACTGGTCGATGTGGCGGATCTGGTTGGAGGCCAGATTCAGGACGTGCAGGGAGGACAGCGTTACGAAGGCATCGCGCGAGATGTTCGTGATGCGGTTCTCCACCAGCCGCAAGCCGAGCAGCTGCTCCAGACCCTCGAACGACGCATTGCTGACCGAGCTGATGCGGTTCTTGCCGAGGTCGAGTGACTTCAGGAAACGGAGCTTGCCCAATCCCTCCGGGATTTCCGTCAGCCGGTTATCGTTGAGGTTCAGATCGTTCAGGTTGGTGAGGTTCTCGAGTGCGCGGCCATGCATCGACTCAATCATGTTCGACTCAATGTACAGCTGGTTCAGCACGTACAGCTCCGAGAAGTGGTGCTGCTCGATGCGTTTCAACCGGTTGTGGGAAAGCGTCAGCGCAACCAGGTTCTTCAGATCGCTAAACGCATTGTCCGCAATCGATTCGATCTGATTCGCCTCCAGATTCAGAATCTGCAGACTGTACAGCTCCCGAAATACGTGCCGATCGATCTTGGTGAGCGCGTTGTGGGCAATCTCCAGCACGACCAGCCGCTTCATGCCGGCAAATGTGTTGCGCTTCACCCACTCGGACGTCAGCTCGTTGTAGGACAGATCCAGGATCTCTAACCGGTCGAGACCCTCGAGCATTCCCGGGGCCAGCACCGACAGGGAGTTGTTCTGGAGATAGATCTGTCGCAGTTCGCGCGTTGACTGGAACGTCTCTGGCGGTAACGCGACAAGCTTGTTGCTGGACATGTTCAGCACCTTCAGGGAACCGAGCCCAACGAACGAACGGTCGGCCAGAGCCGTCAGTAGGTTGTCCTGCAGCATAAGCACGCTGAGCGACCGGAGCGACGACAGACCATTGTCGGGCAGGGCAAGCAGATCGTTGTGCGACAGATCCAACACCTCCAGCCCGGTGTTGCACGCCTTACCCGGTGCCGTTGGTCCATTGCCCCAGTCGGAGAAACCCAGCTGGGACACATCGGTGAGCCGGTTGCGGGTAAGGTTGAGATGGCGCAGGGAGAACAGCGGACAGAACACGTCCGTCGGCAGGTTCCAGATGTTGTTGTCGGCAAGGTCGAGCCGCTTCAGCTCCGTCAGCCCCCGGAAGCTCTCCGGGTGGAACTCCAGATTCATCGCCGACCAGTCGGTGTTGTGCGTGCGGAGGGATAGCGACCGGAGGTCCCGCAACGTTGCCAACACCATCGAAGGCACGTACTTGATCTTGCAGTACTCGATCTTCAGGTCCCGGAGTCGTCGCAGCGATCCGAGAAACGCACCGGAATGCTGGTTCGCCTCGAGGGAActttcgaaaaacaaaatgtcacTGCACTCTAGCCGCAGCGAGTTGATGCGTTCGATCTGGTACGAGGACAGGTTGCGCATCAACGTGTCCGTACCGCCGATCGTCTTCAGCTTGCAGGACAACACCGTCGTTACCGTGGCCGGCGTTTCCTCTTCGCCCGTTTCGTCCAACACTCGCTGCCACTTGCAGCCACGCGGCGCTACATCCATGCGGTTCATCAAACTGGACCGCGCAACAGTCACGGTGGCCaacgccaccaacaacaccactaTCTTCAGGAACTCCATGCCTTTTTGTTGGTGGACCGAATTGCTGGAACTTGTTTCGTCCACACAGAAAACTGACCCTAATGGTCCACCACACACAGGACCCTAGCTACACTTCACTTTCGACGTTTCGAATTCTCTATATACGTTGGCCGTTGCCACCAGGATATTCTTCTCTCACACGTACACTCcgtcacacacgcacacggcaCGAACTTTATTTTAAGGccctccttttttttgttggtgcaaCACACGAATTGCGGTACTGGGAAAACTTTTCAGAGCCCTCGCTTGTTTTCGAGGTGGGCGAGGCAtgtgcacacacactcatccgTACAGACGCAACACCCGCACACCAATGCACAAAAGGACgcgcaaaacacacaccacgcACAATAGCACTGTGCGGAAATGTTGAAACCGGCAAAAGATGACCGGGGTGACGGGCACAAACGGAATTTGGGgagtaacgaaacaaaaaaaaaatgcacacaacaacacaccggGATATGTCGTAACGAAAtagaagggaaacaaaaaactaaaccGAAGAAGGCGAAGAACTCGTCGGCTGCCCCCAGGAGGTGCCTAGAAACTTTtggtcgctgctgctgctgctgctcctgactgtactgctgctactactgccgCTGCTTTTCTCGTCGGTGCGTGGAAGGATGCCACCAGCACGGACAGCATCATGGTTTTGTACCGGTACCGCTACCGCCCGTATACCAGCCGGTTTTCCACCCGCCGGCCGTACGACGACACTCGCTTTCACACGCGCCACAACACAATCGCATCACTTCGCGCAACACGGTTTCTTCATTATGGGGCTCTgggcttttgttttccttcctgtttttgcttctctctGCTCGGGAAAGGATTCGATTTTTCCCTGGcaattttcctctttttgccttattTTTCCACCTCCTTCTACCTATGGCTACGCTTCACGAATACACGGTAGGCACTCGGAAAACTTCACGCTTTtcaccacacacatacacacaccgtcggggttgatgggtttttttggggggtacAAATGTTTGTGCTGCGTGTACGAAACAGGCTTTCCCTTCCTTGCGTAATTGCGTTGGTGCGTGAGATTCTTCTTCACGCAAGCACAGGCATCCACACACTTTACGCACGTTTTTTCACAATCGATGCACGGTTTTCTACGGTAATGTTCTGGTAAAGTTTCAACTACAGGCAAGTTTGTGCGGTTTTTCGTTCCACAGGCCGTTTGTTTTCTCGTTAATATTAAGCGAAATTAGCTTTTGCTGTAGGCGGTGCGCTAGAAACGCACGTCCGCTCGCGTTGAGAGTTTGTTAACGAATGAACTTATCGGTGAACGTGCATCGCTAAAGTAAAATTTCCCAACGCATCGTGCCGGTACGAATTTTGACCATTTGCTTCTATTTCTTCCCACATTtcaaccccaaaacaaaaccttctcccttcgctctctcgctctttctcgCGTTTGGCTGCTGGATTCGGGAGCGGAAAGCCGAAGCCGAAGTGTTCATCTCGGCACGAGTGAGAAATTCATCCCGAGCGAGGTAATTCATGGCAcgcgctctcgctctctctctctctctcgggcGCTGTTTTGCCGCCGTGCTCAGCTCTCCGCCATGTGCAAGTGCATCCGAAGGGTGGGAAAAGCGAGCTGTGACACAAAACTAGGGAAGAATGGACAAAATGGTTcaaaaataacctttttttttttttttggtggctc
The Anopheles moucheti chromosome 2, idAnoMoucSN_F20_07, whole genome shotgun sequence genome window above contains:
- the LOC128308555 gene encoding toll-like receptor Tollo; amino-acid sequence: MEFLKIVVLLVALATVTVARSSLMNRMDVAPRGCKWQRVLDETGEEETPATVTTVLSCKLKTIGGTDTLMRNLSSYQIERINSLRLECSDILFFESSLEANQHSGAFLGSLRRLRDLKIEYCKIKYVPSMVLATLRDLRSLSLRTHNTDWSAMNLEFHPESFRGLTELKRLDLADNNIWNLPTDVFCPLFSLRHLNLTRNRLTDVSQLGFSDWGNGPTAPGKACNTGLEVLDLSHNDLLALPDNGLSSLRSLSVLMLQDNLLTALADRSFVGLGSLKVLNMSSNKLVALPPETFQSTRELRQIYLQNNSLSVLAPGMLEGLDRLEILDLSYNELTSEWVKRNTFAGMKRLVVLEIAHNALTKIDRHVFRELYSLQILNLEANQIESIADNAFSDLKNLVALTLSHNRLKRIEQHHFSELYVLNQLYIESNMIESMHGRALENLTNLNDLNLNDNRLTEIPEGLGKLRFLKSLDLGKNRISSVSNASFEGLEQLLGLRLVENRITNISRDAFVTLSSLHVLNLASNQIRHIDQSAFSSNPTIRAIRLDNNDLEDISGVFTSLPALVFLNVSDNQIRLFDYSHFPVSLEWLDMHQNNITELGNYYDLNNLQIKMLDVSFNRLTSVDAKCIPDSIETLFLNNNALEEVAVGTFLSKRSLEKVVLYGNYLRKLEIGALALTRVTDDREVPAFYLGDNPIHCDCTMEWLQGINKLAHLRQHPRVMDLDTVLCTMEHERGASIRPLMDLRPHDFLCRYETHCFATCHCCEFDACDCKMTCPDRCSCYHDHAWKANIVDCGSADYTEVPEHIPMDASTIYLDGNELRQLASHQFIGKKKLEVLYLNGSNIRDVHNRTFNGIPSLRVLHLENNYINELRGFEFDQLTNLNELYLDHNTIAFVGERTFESLRFLEVINLSDNRISEFRPWQAFAAASETGSLARVSLDGNRWRCDCESLRRLQRWVRGITGNFDLQRMICADGRVVADAVASCDSRQPGGSFGADAGAGEVDGEGPPAVHRTVLLGHGLIGGGYVPLLAAILVAIIGTALIVALACVFRQDVRLWAHARYGVRLVKDPIIVGAGRKEADSDRLYDCYLVHSVHDSDFVGRLLGAELQLHGYSVCLHHRDVHPGAFLADSLQGAADAARKLLLVVSMNFLQTEWSQPQFRVALQSVIESIRPAHRRHKIVLVLTAPVEIVAMDPIMHLLIRTCTVACWGERKFWDKLRYALPDVPKDRVPTKLGDITRSPANLRYTPAPTSLEQWCKISPSEGGGGAGGVVVPPGGPVPVPVAIPQSTPSQSTCNTEDESSSSASSQHYEAPMSQHYNMSRSSASLGHVYSTIPETPQMGRNGRAYFV